One part of the Solea solea chromosome 16, fSolSol10.1, whole genome shotgun sequence genome encodes these proteins:
- the LOC131475060 gene encoding uncharacterized protein LOC131475060: protein MESTEMESKSEATNIVLKTEQKSPQQEQILNTTSLSHHNQMDGQPSTSSPAHTKTKPAGLNNEEPPHTFDKMQGQSPGDMNLSWPGLNYQKLGHDDHRGSTPHISVTESTPDRTRKLQVPITKLQVPSQCDNSLKEELPDEQQRLMSMICHGQRGRMDDQCCSLEASKSAPCTPKHTDAKLPISTLNAGPDSEKLFNLLANTQSHRLDDQRMTLPSLPGLQKENATSTAGDSGYLCYMVSKVQGSRMEEQRCLLPRIQNKDKPVSDAGPPRSASFSPSSDIERPKSKDKASQKPVLTPDEQDDFFNFVSNSQRGRMDEQRCVLSVSPQSTPKHKPNQSTIPKGPGSENFFTMLANSQSQRLDDQRASLISLPGIQNGGSTSTSNAAEVDASYLCYMVSKVQGSRIDEQRCPAPQIFQNIGTPSAQRKDQTNADTSTKAPQRSASLNRDKPDQHPPEASQAEQKKFLQMISHAQSGRMEEQRCSLQPSRSTPATPTHTHATTGAEADAFFKMLASSQSRRLDDQRVSLTTLPGISENSEQKKYIKAEIPACPPLITVAESTPTTPRKGRPNSQPQMNNADPGSPNTLPKSASFSPETEYLKNLNFPAQVTLKVSMSFTPQQGPENVVQPCTFPEVYLTLGAPGDNFVIPLSPGPGRPLSFNLNLVPKEDVTSKHDSPSCGSPRKANSRPSSPNPVATRSSSPHKLEKLVASSTGPLEDCISLIEQSQTAQLQKGMAQGGQKCKGNPGKGREKVDQGKGKGSGKKDRKDGGK from the exons ATGGAATCTACTGAGATGGAATCAAAATCAGAAGCTACCAACATCGTGCTG AAAACTGAACAGAAATCTCCACAACAGGAGCAGATCCTCAACACAACAAGCCTCTCACATCATAATCAAATGGATGGACAGCCTTCCACCTCGAGCCCAGCACATACCAAAACTAAACCTGCTG GTTTAAACAATGAGGAGCCTCCCCATACCTTCGATAAGATGCAGGGACAAAGTCCCGGTGACATGAATTTGTCATGGCCAGGACTTAACTATCAG AAACTTGGGCATGATGACCACCGTGGCTCTACACCCCACATCTCTGTAACTGAGAGTACTCCAGACAGAACCAGGAAACTTCAGGTACCCATCACCAAACTACAGGTACCCTCTCAGTGTGACAATTCCCTAAAG GAAGAATTGCCAGATGAACAACAACGGTTGATGAGTATGATCTGCCATGGACAGCGTGGGCGTATGGACGATCAGTGCTGTTCCTTGGAAGCTAGCAAGAGTGCTCCTTGTacacccaaacacacagacgcaaAGCTTCCTATCAGCACATTAAATGCAG GTCCAGACTCTGAAAAGCTTTTTAATCTCTTGGCCAACACGCAGAGCCACAGGCTTGATGACCAGCGAATGACTCTTCCATCATTACCAGGGTTACAGAAAGAAAATGCCACATCAACAGCAGGAGATTCTGGCTACTTGTGTTACATGGTCTCTAAAGTTCAA GGTTCTAGAATGGAAGAACAGAGATGCTTGCTACCTCGAATCCAAAACAAGGATAAGCCTGTGTCTGATGCAGGCCCTCCACGCTCAGCCTCTTTCAGTCCCAGTTCAGACATAGAGCGACCAAAGAGTAAGGATAAAGCATCTCAAAAACCG GTCTTGACTCCAGATGAACAAGAtgatttttttaactttgtgagTAATTCCCAGCGTGGGCGAATGGATGAGCAGCGATGTGTCTTGAGTGTTAGTCCACAGTCTACACCCAAACACAAACCCAACCAGAGCACCATTCCTAAAG GTCCAGGTTCTGAAAATTTTTTCACAATGCTGGCCAACTCTCAAAGCCAACGGCTTGATGATCAGCGAGCATCTCTAATTTCATTGCCGGGGATACAAAATGGAGGATCCACATCAACATCAAATGCTGCTGAGGTGGATGCGAGCTACTTATGTTACATGGTCTCCAAAGTGCAG GGGTCAAGGATAGATGAACAGAGATGCCCTGCACCCCAAATCTTTCAGAATATTGGGACCCCATCTGCTCAGCGTAAAGACCAGACCAATGCAGACACATCTACTAAAGCTCCACAGAGGTCTGCCTCCTTAAACCGGGACAAACCTGACCAACATCCGCCG GAGGCATCTCAAGCTGAGCAGAAGAAGTTCCTCCAAATGATCAGTCATGCACAAAGTGGACGGATGGAAGAGCAACGGTGCTCTTTACAACCGAGTAGAAGTACACctgccacacccacacacacccacgcaacAACAG GTGCAGAGGCGGATGCATTCTTCAAAATGCTTGCTTCCAGTCAGTCACGGCGTCTAGATGATCAGCGGGTTTCACTTACTACTTTGCCTGGGATAAGTGAGAattctgaacaaaaaaaatatataaaggcTGAAATCCCT GCTTGTCCTCCACTAATCACTGTGGCTGAAAGTACACCAACAACACCAAGGAAGGGCCGACCAAACTCTCAACCCCAAATGAACAATGCAGACCCTGGCTCTCCCAACACTTTGCCCAAATCGGCTTCATTTAGCCCTGAAACTGAATACTTGAAGAATCTTAACTTTCCAGCACAG gtaacaCTGAAGGTGTCTATGAGTTTCACACCACAACAG GGACCAGAGAATGTTGTTCAACCATGTACATTCCCAGAGGTCTACCTGACTCTGGGAGCCCCAGGAGATAACTTTGTGATTCCGCTGAGTCCAGGACCTGGAAGACCTCTGTCCTTTAACTTAAACCTTGTCCCAAAAGAGGATGTTACGTCAAAGCATGACTCTCCAAGCTGTGGAAGTCCCAGGAAGGCCAATTCAAGACCATCATCTCCTAACCCAGTAGCAACCAGATCCTCAAGCCCACATAAACTGGAGAAGCTTGTGGCCAGCTCTACCGGTCCACTTGAAGACTGCATCTCTCTGATTGAGCAGAGTCAGACAGCCCAGTTGCAGAAAGGGATGGCTCAAGGAGGACAAAAGTGTAAAGGGAACCCTGGGAAGGGGAGAGAAAAGGTAGACCAAGGAAAGGGAAAGGGGAGTGGAAAGAAAGATAGGAAAGATGGTGGCAAATAG